CCACGTGACACGGTCAAGGGTCACTGCTTCCAGCTCAGCACTGTCATAGCAACTGCAAAGCTTCAGCTCTAcacgtatgtgtatatgtgcgaTTGGGTATTTGGTCTGTCTGTTACTACTGTGtgattctctctttttttgtgctacttacttcttcctttctttactactctccttcttcttttccgTCTTTCTTCAATTTggttctttttgtcttttttctttttctgtctttcctcttttttttctttcttccgttatttttttttttttcacttctttctttccttcatacGTCCcttcatgtatttttttgttaatatgtttCTCTCATATAAGTTAGACAGAAACTATATGAGGGTCTTGTGTAGGTTTTAACAGAACATCTGAAGTGAGTATTTTAACAACTTATATAGAAGAGAACGGATGATAAATTTCCGGCTGTTTTCATTGCagagtttcttttttcctgGTTAATCACATGGTCTTTAACAGTGGAGTTAGTTCAAAAATGGGACTTTGGTTTTCACTTTGCATGGGAGGACACGAAAAGTCTAACTATTTTGACATTCATGGCAAGTGGCCCCTGGGTGTCATGGCGCCCTGTACTAAACCCCAGGGATTAGGGAGTCACTAACGACTGAGTGGCTAGCGTGCAGGGAACACAATCCCACCTCACACTATCCCGAGAATAGCTATTTCTAGATGGACAAGCTGTGAGCTGGGTGTGGACAGGGAGCCTGGCATCGCCTGGTGTCTAAGCATGATGGGATTGCCATGGTGGCAGGTTAAAGAGTTAGTCATCATGAAAGTGCGTGTGTGCGGGATTTTTTCCgtctctttaaaatgtttcttgtccTGCTCTGAAACAGACGAATAAAGTTCATTTACGTACTTCTATGTTTATAACTGATGTCCTTCCTATTAAATTCACACTGATTTCAAATAtgtataactatttttttcttgaattcaATTGCACTTTGTGTGAGTTCAGAATctccgtaaaaaaaaaaaaaacggttagTCTCAGGTTTACATCAAAAATATTGGATGACAGATGATACTGATGATATTTAAGATACTTAACTTTCCTCCGCGTTTTCTGGTTTCTATGACAAGCGAGCTTCAAGAAACTTTCAGACAATTTACATAATTGAGTATATTTCCTCATCGTCATAATCATCTCTGGTGTCATTCGTTGTTCTCATCAATCCTACACAATAATTTTCTCACGTGAAAGGAGAAATGTCAGCAACTTTAACATCAACGTGCAGGAAAGTAGAGGGGATTGTGCCCCCAGAAAGAACCAAACAGTCGCACGTGATTCCATTACAATGGGAAGTAATCCCAGAGTCTGCTTATTCTTATCGACTGGCTAACCACACCCTTCTCGTCTTGACTGTCGAGCACGATCTGTTACGAGTGTCGGCTGCTCGAGCAACAGGTTGCTGACTGTCGGTCGATCAGTTGGGGTCGGGTGTACTACATACGGGTAGGTTCTATTGTTCTGGTAAAACAATCCGTTAAattgtttaaactgtttattaacGGCCTGTTACATATTTATACCACCaatgaataaaagaatttaCGAAGTTTACAAATTAGAAGGTTGATGAGCGTAAAATGCAAGTAACTACTGCTTTCATATACTGTAATCTTGTTAAATTTATCCAGTTTACAGCCTCCCAACCCGAAATAGCTGCAGAAAATTGAGTAAAGTATTTAGTTAGAGCCGGAGTAAACTAGCTTGCATGTTGCCGGAGTCTGAGTTGTCAGGTAAAATGTCAGGTGTCGAGCACGAAGCTTATGGCTAACTCACAGCAGTTAAGCTTGTTTTTGTGTGCTCTTAGCTAATTGTTCCATGTATAGAATGGTTTTGTCTAGCCACTTGTCATGCACTCGGAACATACAGGCATGGGTTTGTAGGTTAGCTTAATACTGCGCCTTAGTTAAGCTAGCCATATCCTAAAGACGAGTCATGCATCTGGGCTCCGGGTACATGAGGTCTGTTTGCTATATTGACATCACTTTCACTCCACCATCCCCACCAAACCCTAGAAATGCTGTTCACTTCCATCTCCATTTTGTTCCATCGATTCTGCTCTTGACAGAACCTTTTCTCACCGCATCGTTCTCGGTGTCTTGTGTAAAACTTGTTGATGTCGCACTTGCACGCGCTACATCTTCTGCTTCATGATTGAATTTTCGACCTGTAACCTGTGGCTTCGTACAGGATGTCGACTACACTCCTGATGAGAAGTGTATTTATCCTGGCTCAATAAATTATCTCGACTGTTTAGATAACTAGTAATTCAACGGTTGAATTTACACATCACTGCACCACTTCAGCATAAATTTAATGCCTcctccaaaaacaacaacaacaacaacaacaaaaaatcaaaaaaagaaaaagaacaagacaaaCTTCCTTCATGATCAACTTTATATGATACACATCTTTAATCAACGCACCACCTGGAAACAACAAGCACATACCTGCTTTTCAAATGTACAGAAAGTAATTCAGAGATATACAGGATTCTTGTAAGACCATCAGACTGTTAGGTGgtcaacagacaaacatgtaCTAGATAGGTTTTTACGGGCTCAGTATTTTGAAAAAcgcacaaaaatacacaaacagtcCAGTCCTCCTGAAATATGTACAAAACCTTACACCTTCAAAACATCACcgagaaatttaaatattattattgttatcagcGCCTAGAGTGAACTATTATGATGCTGAAAACTTGCAGTTTTTCCTTCATGAACAATGTTCAGGAAATGACACTGGTACCAAAGTAATGTCCAGTGCACCCGCTTTTAAAGTCATCCTTTGCTACTATTTCCAGAGTAAATTTGGCATGTCAGCTGATTAACCCCAAATaggaaaaaatgaatgaacaaaagtGGTTGtcagctaaaaacaaaaaagccaacaaaatacttatttatcaTGTGAGGAGTATTTGTGGTCAGCTGTCATCCCTGTTGAAGCAGCTGTGCCGCGATGTCGCATTTGCCCCCAGCTGCTCGTTAACCTGATGCCATTGTTCATCTCTGATGTAGAATTAATTAAGAACATCATCAGCGTGGTTTTAACTTACATGAAGTTAAAGTGTTCATtcatgattattaaaaaaaatctttgaatttgtctttctgtcattctttctCTATTTATTGATCCATCTATCGATCTACCCATCCTTGCAAAGAAGTGTTTGTCACAGTAACGGTATCCTTGCTGCTGACCACAGTTCAGAACACTATTGCTaaagtttattaatatttcagCAAAGTGATGAGCTTAACAAAGATGGCCAGCTGAATCCTATCCTTTGTCACAACCACAAGAAGAcaaatttctttaaatgtaaaaccaaatttctctaaaattattgttcaaatattaaacaaatatacatgTTCTTATAAAGGCTTGTTTCTAAGACTCTATGACATATTGGAAACTCTAACACCTCTTAAACTCGAAAAAGACCTTTTGGGCAAGTAGTACAGTTACTCCTTAGCGAGATGGAGATGAACAATGCAGACTGGGGTTGTATGTACAATAGTTTTGACAGTGTGGATCATTATTAACAAGTGAGCAAACTAACCTGAGAGTGTTGCTACGACTGTTAGTTTTTCATACATCCAATTCTTATACCTGTCTTTGGCAACATGTCTGCTACTTTGATGAAGAGAGACATGTCTTATTGcagaatgaaaataaactaagatatttcaaaagttattattaaacatGTCATAAAACATGTGCGAGAAATGATTAACGATGATCACAAACAACGGTTCAATACAGCACAAGTTTTAGCTTGGAAGAAAGACCAGTTGATTACCATGTTATGCGACAATCGCACACCACATACATAATTATACTTGGacaaccacacaacacacacattacacttgTACAACAACACATCCCCACAATTATAACtgtacaaccacacacacaattacactGGTACatccacacaccccacacaactaaaattgtacaatcacacaccacacacacacacaattacaagTGTATAACCATACACGTACAATTATAATTGTAcaaccacacaccacacacacacacaattacaatTGTACAACCACACATACAATTACActtcaaccacacacacaactagacttgtacaaccacacacacacatattcaacTACACATGCGCTGACAAAACCAGAGAGACATGGACATTCGTGCAAACTATACTCACGAAATCGAAACCCATCGATACACTCATTGCACatcacatttctctttctcacacagaacaacaaaatcaaagatATTAGTCACAATGCATTCATAATCCTACacaaactgcacacacacacacacacgcgtgcgtAAGATCAGTTATGCATACTTACATGCACCTACAAGTACAGGCGTACACACACAAGGTACCCGTCATTGCAAACAAGAGCCCACATTCTTCCAAGTTCTGACAATTCCATCCACTGAGCCGCCTGCTGTCTCCTGTCTGTCTCCTTGAATACAAGTGCGCTCGCTatcttttctctgtgtgtatgtgtgtgtgcgcgtgcctgCTAGTCTAGATGTTTGATTACATGTCCGACAGTTTGCTCCTTCCTTTCGAGCGTGCCTATAATTCTGAAGgcaaacatatttaaataaactgcaCACCGCCATCACTCGCCAAGGGACACAACTTTTGTACCCGTTTGAAGTCTgagatttgtctccctttctccaTCCTCTACGATTAAATGTGTATTTGTCTCCGCATCCTTCCTTCGCAATGAGTAAAGACTAGTTAAAACAGAATACAACCGGCAGCTGATGTCATAGTCGTCTCATCTGAAGAATGTAAGCCCTTGGAGCTGGTTTGCATACTAAATTCACTCACAAACAGTTAAAGTACACAGACAATTCACACGAATAATAttacaggaaaaataaattaatattatcatATCGTGtgctattattataatacagtGAATTgaatacacaaataataaaatagtataaaatagtaaaatagtaataatgCTCCaatagtaaaagtaaataataataatatgaacatGCCAAACAGCAAGAAATGTAATTGGTTCAGTAATAAAGTATAAGCTTCACCTAACACTACGACTTCCCTTGAGGTTACATAATATGTCTTACAAGATGGCATTAACTGATTATTTCCACAATGAAAAAATGTAGAACACGTACGGTTTCCTTATGAAAGAAGACATAATCACTTCGGAAAATTTTCAGCTTCGAAACTtattttggtggatttttttgCTCTTAAAATTATCTCTTCTGATAAACAATGTGATGTTTTCTTGATCTTCACAGGTCATGCTGACATCCCGTCCAGATATACTGGGTCATTAATAACAATATTCTATAATGAATTTCCCaccaaaagctaaaaaaaaaaaaaaaacccgacgCAGCCTTGGTGTGTAGCACTGAAGCAGGTACTTAAAGTCTCTTGTCTGCCTACAGAATCCAGTTTTATGACATGTTTCTTGAAATATAGTCATCTAATTCTTCTCTTCGACCTTCATAAACCGAATGATCAACTTACTTCTGGAAGTGGTTTTCTCTGACAGCAAATCTCTCTGATAAGGCACACCAATATTAATTCTGATTCGGAAAAGAATGCAATATTTCATAATCAGAGCTTGAAACTAATTTACAGGTTAACATACTTGCagtgaattttttaaagattcatGCAAATATTTGTCGGTTAGTCTATTTTCATCATGAGCATGTATTTTACTCTGTGAACTTTATTAGAACCgcttttttcaaatgaaagctgaaagggaaaaaagcatACAAATTGTAGTCTGGTATCAGTTTTCACATTTAGACATGGTGAGTAATTTAAAGTCTGATGTTTCACTGTCattatttcaatttaaaataaaactgttcatgCCATACAATTATATTCATTATTCAGTTTGGAAATATATGCAATGGTATCATGTCGACAGACTTCAGTACCCACAAATGTTAATGGCAAAATATCAGCGCAACCTTCTgcaaaaaatgtattcacagtTCGAAGCAATTCAATTTTCTGTATCAATGCTCTATACTGAAGTGGAACAGACATAAATATTAACACAATCTAGGAGTATATGACTGTTTCTAAACATATTCTATCCCGATAAGACTTCTAGTTTGTTCCACACACAGCCTGGAGGTACACCGGCAACAGAGTCAACTACAACTACTGCAACGAAACTGTTGGCTTATGTTCATGCAATTATCTGTAATACTTGTAAAACATTGTcgacaaataattattttaattatgactGACCATAGTACAATAATGGAATTTCAACTAAAGGAAGCAATAGAATGATATTTATAATGgatgaatatttaactttttctcAAAATCCCCCCAATTAACAAACAAGAGTGACAATCTATTTGCAACCATAGTAACGAGCTTTTGTCTGATAACAAAAAAGCAAGggcttaaaacattttaaatttgtttttttcttttctgtcttccctTATTTAAATTCTCTGCGAtaagcaaactgaaaaaaaaaaacattttctaagtGAAGCTCTTAGTTGTCTTCCTGCTGACTGGGAAAAGAATTCTCATTGTTCCAAGCAAACTTTAATGTAACCATAGTGATTGGCAGCCGACCTTGACCCTACAAGGATTTTCAGCAGACTGATTACTTTCTTCTTCTGGGCCACGTTGCATAAGGGTTTGTGTTCACTTTCCATCCATAAAACAGCCCATAAAAACTGTTGATTGTTTGAAATGTATGGGTCGTTAAAAACACTCATGCAACAGGGTCCACGTGATGTCACTCTCCGACTGTAAGCAGCAACCGTTTGACATCACAGGCTACCTCCCACACACTCCACTGCTGCTGTGGTTTATGTTCATGTCCGCTTCTGAAGAAGAGAATATGACGACACAGTTGATAACACACGATAACACTAAAGTCACAGTCGCTCGACGATCGTGTACGTGTCGTGGTCGTCTCCGTCACTGTCCATGGCGTCACCTGGGTGACGTCTCTCGCGTTCGTCACTATGGTGACTCCTGTCACGTTCATTCCCACCACCACGACTGTCTCTACCGCCACCGCATCACCATCGTCAGCAGGGCCACCACTAGTCTGGGATGTGCAGGCAGCAGAGTCGCTGCTCCTGACACTCGCGCCACCTCGTTCGTCCAGAACCTTTGGGGTTCGGAACTCGACTTTGACGTCCAGCGGTGAACGAGCAGGATCGCGGCGTCTGAACGGCGAGGGAGGAGGTTCGGATCCCCGTCGGTCCCTCCTGTCCCCATCCTCCCTCGCGGGACAGCGAGCGCTGAGGCTACGATAAGCTCTAAAGTCGACCCTAGCTTTGTCTTCTTCCGGAATCCCATGCAACTTCCGGCTGGAGGAACGCGAACTGCCAGCACTTCTGACGTCACCAGCGTTGGTTaaatctgcgcatgcgtaggaGAGGTCTGACGGCGCGAAGGAGAAGGGGCTGCGGTGGCTGGGGCTGTGTGGAGATATCGGCCCTATAGGCGAGCCACAAGGGGAAGTGTCGTCCCTGTCCCCAGGAGTGATAATGTACACGTCACCTTCAGCACCTCTTCCTCCCCCAAGTCCTCCACGAGCTGTACAGCTGCTGCCACCTCTGTTGCCTCCTCCTGGATCCGTAGAAAAATCACCAGAGTGTATTCCTTTGAGAAAACACTTTAGGAGAATGTCCTGCTGTCTGACCAGCTGCTCCATGCGGGTCGACAAATGCTCCAGGCGCTCCGAGGCCTGCTGGGACATATTCTGGTGGACGTTGAGCTGGTTCAACATCTCGTACCGGAAGCTGGATATGTCTTGCTTGAGCTCATCGATGTCAGCTGCACAGAGCTTCATTGTCAGAGTTTGACAAGCGGCATAACTAGAGTCAATTACACAAAGAATTAATCTCATGGTccatacaggcacacacacacacagatgtctgAACCTCTCTCACATACAGACTGGCATACGTTAATTTGCAGAAAGACTACGATAGAAAtttgaacaataaaaaaacagagTGATGAATATAATTAAATGATATCGCATGCAGGCTTCGGAAGCAAAGCTAGAGGGAGGAATACAGAGGTACTATAGATTGTAATGAGTTGTATTCACCTTCTTTCGTGTCGTCTTCCCGTTGTGTGTCAAAGATGAAACGCTTGACGATTCTTTTCATCACGCGCTGAAGAAAAACAGGTGTGATAAATTGtctttctgataaaaaaaacttagtaAAGGGCATGTGTGTATCATTATTACCTAAATGAACAACATAAATCAATTTTGTAGCGGTATCCCAAAAATAGTCCTCACCCTAATAGACTGGTGGGACGATACCAGTGCCATATACCAACCTCTCACGAAGGTTCTAGACAACCTTTGCCCTCAACACTTACCTTGTAGGTCAGGTTTTCACTGGCGTACAGGTTAGGGTCAGAGTCGTTTCGCACAAATCCATTTGTTGTTCCCATTCGTTCCTGAAACCTCTTGATCCCAGCATTGCGGGCCCCTGGGGTCTCCCAGCCCTGCTGGATCTGGGAATCCTGCTACACAGTtcacacagttcacacagtTATCACACACATCGTTACCTTTGGTTtcgggtttttgttgttgttgttgttttgttgtttgtttttttgttttttggtggggtgTATTTTGTGggtagttttgttgttttcggGGCAGGAGCGATTAGTTGTAgatttattgtctgtttcttgatttcattttgtttatttattgtattatgtTGACATTGTTCTTCGTCTAACGTTTCTTTAAGAAGCACTGTTAATTATCGTTCTTACGTTTCCGTTAGAGGAAGGGAACATCTCAATGTCTTTGATTCTTCCCGGATGACCTACGGGTGGCAGCTCTTTCTTTCGGCGGAACAAGCTGCAGACACGCTGGAGAAGGTTGAGGAAGCATTTGGGGCTGGGCACGATGTTAAAGGGCACGGGCAGGGTCGACTCGCCGCTGATGTACTCCATGTACAACTTCGTGCGCGCGAACTTCCACTCAGTGTCGGCCTCCGCCTGGACAAATAACACCAATGAGGCTCAAGtagtgttgaaaaaaaaaatgataaaagaaaagaaaaagaaaaacgttgAATGACATAAAAGATTCTATCCAACATAATTATATTCACAACCAACAGGATGAGGTAAGAGGACATCTGAATTCTGGATGACGGCAAATGACTGCTACATAGTAATTCTGTTCAGTCCAACCTGGATGATGTCGAAGGACCGTGACATCATGGCAATAAGCATGTTGAGGAGGACGATGACAATGGCGACGTTGTAACAGCCAAAGATCCAGTAGCCGACGTTTTGAACGAAGTAGTTCTCGTAGTCACCCAGCTCCACTACGGAGGGTTCACCACGGCCCAGCATGGACCAGAAGACCGTTCTGAAGGTGACATCAGGTCTGTGGGAGAGACTCCGGAGTAAGAAAACAGTCAACACATCGACTAAACAACAGACTGTATAACAGACTGACGAATCCATTGGCTAGCAGACTGACAGGCGGAACATTCTAGTTTTCAGTACACACTCAACAGTCTTGTAACATTGACCCTAACCGCTGATTGCCGTTGCTGATGTAGTGACTTGCTGTCAGTTTATTCCTAAGGGACAAATTtccagacagacagagagacaacaGAAGAGAATTCAGGATCGGATCGAAACTATTTCAATATGCGAAGGCGCGCAACAAAGTGTGAATAAGCTGTTAAGTCTTCCTGCGTCCCAAGGAGCACCATCCACACTCAGGGGCCATCTTGTATTCATACATTCTGTCTGACGCCTGTCATCTTAACAGCTCAGCTTGAAGCTACTCCTCGTCCGAGgtctcaaaaaaagaaaataaattaataaggCGCATGCATGCTATTTCCAACCTAGAATTTACAAGGCGTCAATAATGGCAGCAGCCTGTACTAATGTTTTTTACCCGGGCCGTGAGGCGTCAGTTGTGCGAAAAATCAACAGAATCGAAACTTCCACCTGTTTCCCCTCTTCCTTCATTcctctttatttcatttcccTAATCCCCTTTTCACATTTTAGACGGcacggtggcgcaacggttagcgcctgtcatcaataacaatgaaggttggctgtcgtgggttcagttctcgtctctggcatgctcttctttctctgcatgtggcatgttTACAAGCCTGGCTGTCTTGCAATAATATAGACTAtgctgctggctcggcataaaccACTAATTTCCCTCTACCTTTTCCAcatctttgctttttcttcattctctctaTCCTCTCATCGTTGAACTAGCCAGAGGCCCTTAAATGCCATGACAAGAGTAACAGTATCTACATAATGGAATTTCCGTACTTACATGCTATAAAAGTGTGACAGTTGATGTCATGACAGTAGTGACACACCTGACATGCCATGGCAGCAGTCATAATACTTACATGCCAAAGTATCTCTCGGCGATCGTCGTAACATTGTTCTCAAACAGCTCCACAGTCTTGCGGACAGCTTTAGGGTAATACCAGTACAGATTGTGCAGACCCACCAGAAAGGCCAAGAACAGGACCAAAAAGATGACACCGAACTTGAGGATGTCCtgcagacaaacacaaagacatcttACTGTTATTTCATCAACAGATTCCCTTTATCTCTTTCAGTTGAGGCTTCTGTTTGTCACGTGTGGGTAGCTGTTACAGGCATCCATCAATcaagtacattttataaactaTTATCCAACATTTTGGACTGTAAGACCTGAGTTCAATTTGGggtcatttctgtttttctgtctgcaatAACATCTTTGAGGTTCTGACAAACCTGCTGGGGCTAGAGAGAGGTTTACAGAGATAAAATGATGCATAAATCAACACCTGTCAGTCATAAatacaagttatttttatttgtaaaaaggGCATAAGAGCTGAACTTTCCACACGTTGATTTACTAGAGAAAATGTCACTTTTGACCTTTTGCCAGGACCCACCGTGATCATCCGGGCCAGCGAGATTTGCATGGGCCCAAAGAGTTCGTTGGCTGGGAGCACGAAGGACACGCGGGCAAAGCTGATGATGTTGGCGAGAGCAAACATGGCTTCTGCCACATTGTGTGGGTCGTAGCTGTTCCAGTAGAAGCGATCTGCAAACAACAATCATCCCGTCACACGACCGGCCACTCATCCCACCATCCGTCTTGCTCAACACGATCCATCTATTGCTCATCCAAGCTGTCACACCTCTCGTCTggttcctttttttaaacaataattcaaatgtttacacacaacaaaCTGATGCTATATTAACAGAAAGACAGCTTCGTGAAGGAGGACAAGATGAGGATGACTCAAGTGCCTTGTGGTCATATAATGAAGCAGAAATAGAGCAGGGCAGCAGATGTATGCTGGCTGTAAGCCTGTATTTCAATGTCTTATCAAGAGGTTTTGGCAGTTTGGGCAACTACACAGCCACACGGACCCTGGGGCCCAGCGGGTCCTGGCAGAGGGCAAACATTGTCTCTGATAACAGGCCTCGTCTTGGGGCGGGAGGAAGCCCCTGCAGCCATGCAAAATCTTTTCTTGTGGAACAAAAATAGCCATGCGATCAATTCCTGTTGTCAAGAAT
This is a stretch of genomic DNA from Pomacea canaliculata isolate SZHN2017 linkage group LG3, ASM307304v1, whole genome shotgun sequence. It encodes these proteins:
- the LOC112559947 gene encoding LOW QUALITY PROTEIN: short transient receptor potential channel 3-like (The sequence of the model RefSeq protein was modified relative to this genomic sequence to represent the inferred CDS: inserted 3 bases in 3 codons; deleted 3 bases in 3 codons); amino-acid sequence: MSLKSNTSGTWREYRYEKIRRGGVGSESVRHHDHGDPLAPRVAREKRGASRLNLSSDKNRSLSSLEEDFIYAAEFGDIPTVRRVLEENANFSVDYSDILGRTPLRLAVGNEHLEVVELLLDRCNLSTIHEALLQAISAGHEQIAETILKHPKYCHIKKENKRFGATDYFYTTTSEDSPFSSDITPLILAAERNQFEIVQLLLLRGETIPKPHHYYCNCQECANKLEFDQLRLAKTRLNAYKGLASGAYISLSSKDPVLTAFELARELRQVAKXEKYYKTDYLALADQLSDYVVKLLDKIRGHDELQVLINKTGADSEQETYELLARLKLAIRYREKRFVAHPSCQQKLVSIWYANLRTLERSNWFKRGVIVILITSXYPVLAICYWFAPKTKVGDFLRCPCVKFIGQTMSFITFLLMILISTAMEWPSVHKNLSTFTQVYIHYEVFRNRTGVWPADFVVRTFQPEIIHLLMSIWIVGMVWXEVKQLYGDGLLNYFDSLYNYLDTAVLSLYVASFTLRYFTITMVNLSLEYFVDAKPWNDLFEGRPEPEQRLYWLIADRFYWNSYDPHNVAEAMFALANIISFARVSFVLPANELFGPMQISLARMITDILKFGVIFLVLFLAFLVGLHNLYWYYPKAVRKTVELFENNVTTIAERYFGIPDVTFRTVFWSMLGRGEPSVVELGDYENYFVQNVGYWIFGCYNVAIVIVLLNMLIAMMSRSFDIIQAEADTEWKFARTKLYMEYISGESTLPVPFNIVPSPKCFLNLLQRVCSLFRRKKELPPVGHPGRIKDIEMFPSSNGNQDSQIQQGWETPGARNAGIKRFQERMGTTNGFVRNDSDPNLYASENLTYKRVMKRIVKRFIFDTQREDDTKEADIDELKQDISSFRYEMLNQLNVHQNMSQQASERLEHLSTRMEQLVRQQDILLKCFLKGIHSGDFSTDPGGGNRGGSSCTARGGLGGGRGAEGDVYIITPGDRDDTSPCGSPIGPISPHSPSHRSPFSFAPSDLSYACADLTNAGDVRSAGSSRSSSRKLHGIPEEDKARVDFRAYRSLSARCPAREDGDRRDRRGSEPPPSPFRRRDPARSPLDVKVEFRTPKVLDERGGASVRSSDSAACTSQTSGGPADDGDAVAVETVVVVGMNVTGVTIVTNARDVTQVTPWTVTETTTTRTRSSSDCDFSVIVCYQLCRHILFFRSGHEHKPQQQWSVWEVACDVKRLLLTVGE